A region of Sandaracinaceae bacterium DNA encodes the following proteins:
- a CDS encoding LON peptidase substrate-binding domain-containing protein, which produces MDLAREVKDTPHRAPGRIDPAQLERLIIFPLPRVVLLPGMPMPLHIFEPRYRKMTRDALEQNRYIAMATLDPDGELDGAQRPRIRALMGVGALTEWEELPDGRYHILLEGIGRARLVSEHRSCEPYREVRAELVPDVQGDARATRASVDAVRGLMMSLRVRNPKLAELLREELEEHPDPGEFSNRLGAMMHGDVESQYELLGMTDVSERMDSVVEHLSDFLARTSGAGEDELN; this is translated from the coding sequence GTGGACCTCGCGCGAGAAGTGAAGGACACGCCCCACAGGGCCCCTGGCCGCATCGACCCGGCCCAGCTGGAGCGGCTGATCATCTTCCCGCTGCCGCGCGTGGTGCTCCTCCCGGGCATGCCGATGCCGCTGCACATCTTCGAGCCGCGCTACCGCAAGATGACGCGCGACGCCCTGGAGCAGAACCGCTACATCGCGATGGCCACGCTCGACCCCGACGGTGAGCTGGACGGCGCGCAGCGTCCGCGTATCCGTGCGCTGATGGGGGTGGGGGCGCTGACCGAGTGGGAGGAGCTGCCCGACGGGCGCTATCACATCCTGCTCGAGGGCATCGGGCGCGCGCGGCTCGTGTCGGAGCACCGCAGCTGCGAGCCCTACCGGGAGGTGCGCGCGGAGCTCGTGCCCGACGTGCAGGGTGACGCGCGGGCGACGCGCGCCTCGGTGGACGCCGTGAGGGGCCTGATGATGAGCCTGCGGGTGCGCAACCCCAAGCTGGCGGAGCTGCTGCGCGAGGAGCTGGAGGAGCACCCCGACCCGGGCGAGTTCTCGAACCGCCTCGGCGCGATGATGCACGGCGACGTCGAGTCGCAGTACGAGCTGTTGGGCATGACCGACGTGTCCGAGCGCATGGACTCGGTCGTGGAGCACCTGAGCGACTTCCTGGCGCGCACGTCGGGTGCTGGGGAGGACGAGCTGAACTGA
- a CDS encoding EF-hand domain-containing protein — protein sequence MTDTFSAFGEYDKDGNGEIDLLEFRELVAALGLELDRAQAEALFDSIDTDEEGTIDYEEFQTWWTSREK from the coding sequence ATGACCGACACATTCAGCGCATTCGGTGAGTACGACAAAGACGGCAACGGTGAGATCGACCTGCTCGAGTTCCGCGAGCTCGTCGCCGCGCTCGGGCTGGAGCTCGATCGGGCCCAGGCCGAAGCGCTCTTCGACAGCATCGACACGGACGAAGAAGGGACCATCGACTACGAAGAGTTCCAGACCTGGTGGACCTCGCGCGAGAAGTGA
- a CDS encoding PaaI family thioesterase gives MENDPSVQETDARERIMAYATQLPFLVRCGFELRECQPGEALGVVHVTDALAGGTGQLNGTELYGLLDCTAWFAVALQLAPEEAAVTHDAHFSILATAPVGSDVTFRAQVDKRGRTLAFVAVEARTGERIVARATVTKSIIPLSQRLRHKKT, from the coding sequence ATGGAGAATGATCCATCGGTCCAGGAAACGGACGCGCGCGAGCGCATCATGGCGTACGCGACCCAGCTGCCGTTCTTGGTGCGCTGCGGCTTCGAACTGCGCGAGTGCCAGCCGGGGGAGGCGCTGGGCGTGGTGCACGTCACCGACGCCCTCGCGGGCGGGACGGGTCAGCTCAACGGCACCGAGCTCTACGGCCTGTTGGACTGCACCGCGTGGTTCGCCGTGGCGCTCCAGCTCGCGCCGGAGGAGGCCGCTGTCACGCACGACGCGCACTTTTCCATCCTCGCGACGGCACCGGTGGGCAGCGACGTCACGTTCCGCGCCCAGGTGGACAAGCGCGGCCGCACGCTGGCGTTCGTCGCCGTCGAGGCGCGCACGGGCGAGCGCATCGTGGCGCGGGCGACAGTCACCAAGTCCATCATCCCGCTCTCGCAGCGCCTGCGGCACAAGAAGACGTGA
- a CDS encoding DUF3095 domain-containing protein — MTDSHAFYRELAAVERFVDVADLSLYAQVPDDWSVIITDVRGSTRAIEAGRYKDVNSLGVASIVAVRNALTDVDVPFVFGGDGATLLCPTALLEPVNVALRGLQDLATGAFDLGMRAGIVSVGELRRAGHPLLVARYRASEHVCLAMFAGGALAEAERLVKHTELGAQYAVPSAGAREADFTGFECRWQPVPSRAGHFVSLLVQAASSDPAEAARVYLQTIELVDEVLGVGARPVHSDVLALASGPKAFEQEARLVSGKRGGLGLYLTRLKIRFMAWLGRTLMRTGKELAGFDGSTYVDEVVANTDYRKFDDTLRMVLDASPEALARLRERLTAEHAAGRLCFGIHTSETALMTCVIDGYDGDHVHFVDGANGGYALAAKELKAQLKAR; from the coding sequence ATGACCGACTCGCACGCGTTCTATCGCGAGCTCGCCGCGGTGGAGCGCTTCGTCGACGTGGCGGACCTCTCCCTCTACGCCCAGGTGCCCGACGACTGGTCCGTGATCATCACGGACGTGCGGGGCTCCACACGCGCCATCGAGGCCGGGCGCTACAAGGACGTCAACAGCCTGGGGGTCGCGTCCATCGTGGCCGTGCGCAACGCGCTCACCGACGTGGACGTGCCCTTCGTGTTCGGCGGAGACGGCGCCACGCTGCTGTGCCCCACGGCGCTGCTCGAGCCCGTGAACGTGGCGCTGCGCGGCCTGCAGGACCTCGCGACGGGCGCCTTCGACCTCGGCATGCGTGCGGGCATCGTGTCGGTGGGCGAGCTGCGGCGCGCCGGGCACCCGTTGCTGGTGGCCCGCTACCGCGCCAGCGAGCACGTCTGCCTCGCCATGTTCGCGGGCGGCGCGCTGGCCGAAGCCGAGCGCCTGGTGAAGCACACGGAGCTGGGTGCGCAGTACGCGGTCCCCTCCGCTGGCGCGCGCGAGGCCGACTTCACCGGCTTCGAGTGCCGCTGGCAGCCCGTCCCGAGCCGCGCGGGGCACTTCGTCAGCCTGCTGGTGCAGGCCGCGTCGTCGGACCCCGCCGAGGCGGCGCGCGTCTACCTGCAGACGATCGAGCTGGTGGACGAGGTCCTCGGCGTCGGCGCCCGGCCCGTGCACAGCGACGTGCTCGCGCTGGCGAGCGGACCCAAGGCTTTCGAGCAGGAGGCGCGCCTCGTCAGCGGCAAGCGCGGCGGGCTCGGACTGTACCTGACGCGCCTCAAGATCCGCTTCATGGCTTGGCTCGGGCGCACGCTGATGCGCACGGGGAAGGAGCTGGCGGGCTTCGACGGCAGCACCTACGTGGACGAGGTGGTCGCCAACACCGACTACCGCAAGTTCGACGACACGCTTCGCATGGTGCTGGACGCGTCACCCGAGGCGCTCGCCCGGCTGCGCGAGCGGCTCACGGCAGAGCACGCCGCCGGGCGGCTGTGCTTCGGCATCCACACGTCCGAGACGGCCCTGATGACCTGCGTCATCGACGGCTACGACGGCGACCACGTGCACTTCGTCGACGGCGCGAACGGCGGCTACGCGCTGGCCGCGAAGGAGCTCAAGGCCCAGCTGAAGGCGCGTTGA